In Daucus carota subsp. sativus chromosome 4, DH1 v3.0, whole genome shotgun sequence, one DNA window encodes the following:
- the LOC108216358 gene encoding uncharacterized protein LOC108216358, giving the protein MSFMKGNLLEKTRKLVKGLAKAEPVWLKAMEQAPPVTFARADSKIKTISLPEDVYIKKFFAKYPDSKHEDAIKFSAFDAPPARIYGWRVLELKEQGVTEEQAMAVADMEYRTERKSRKKAYTRLKQIARLQGKKPPPNPYPCPIKEIQAEEKKYIHERFNDPKVYKLLEKIKAENMQERMSRSGGGIGNGNGNVV; this is encoded by the exons ATGTCATTCATGAAAGGGAACCTATTGGAAAAAACTAGAAAGCTTGTGAAGGGTTTGGCCAAAGCTGAGCCTGTTTGGCTTAAAGCCATGGAACA GGCACCCCCAGTGACATTTGCTCGTGCTGATAGCAAAATAAAGACGATCAGTCTTCCTGAGGATGTTTATATCAAAAAGTTCTTTGCAAAGTACCCAGATTCCAAACACGAAGATGCCATCAA GTTTTCTGCTTTTGATGCTCCACCTGCTCGTATCTATGGCTGGCGGGTCCTTGAACTAAAAGAGCAGGGGGTGACTGAGGAGCAAGCTATGGCTGTAGCAGAT ATGGAATATCGGACAGAGAGAAAATCCAGAAAGAAGGCATACACACGCTTGAAGCAAATTGCACGCCTGCAAGGAAAGAAGCCTCCTCCAAACCCATATCCTTGTCCTATTAAAGAGATACAAGCTGAAGAGAAGAAATATATCCATGAGCGTTTCAATGATCCCAAGGTATATAAACTTTTGGAGAAGATTAAAGCAGAGAATATGCAGGAAAGGATGAGTAGGAGTGGGGGTGGAATTGGAAATGGGAATGGgaatgttgtttaa
- the LOC108216189 gene encoding LOW QUALITY PROTEIN: lysine--tRNA ligase (The sequence of the model RefSeq protein was modified relative to this genomic sequence to represent the inferred CDS: substituted 1 base at 1 genomic stop codon) produces the protein MAEHLGRSENSYNFGYYMIGSDQELKSRIIQLGQASAQILLEISGLFVVIISNILIYVIFLVLFLLQLYENCVILPSISNVDDKTIEEDVASLSVADSATTLPEAGTLSKNALKKELKNQQREEERRRKEEEMAAAASSNGHESLAAVDDDMDPTQYFDNRIKALGALKAAGINPYPQEFNEVMPVKEYVDKYSYLNSRERLENVQVSLAGRIMNKRASSSKLFFYDLHGDGAKVQLMIDARISDFSEAEFTKIRGVKRGDIVVVDGFPGKSRRGELSMFPKSFTVVSHCLRMMPYVLKDQETRYRQRDLDLILSPGVRHNFETRAMIIVYVRRFLGNLDFLEVETPMMNMFAGGAAARPFETYHNDLKMRLNMRIAPELHLKRLVVGGFNRVYEIGKQFRNEGIDLTHNPEFTTVEFYMAFADYKSLIEITEQMLSGMVKELTGGYKIRYHANGRENEAIEIDFTSPFRRIDMIEELEKMSGLDIPKDLASDEANKYLAEACTKFEIKCAPPLTTARLLDKLVGHFLEETCVNPTFIMNHPKIMSPLAKSHRSEPGLTERFELFVNKHELXNAYTELNDPVEQRQRFADQLKDRQSGDDEAMDLDESFLTALEHGLPPTAGWGMGIDRLAMLLTDSQNIKEVILFPLMKPQDV, from the exons ATGGCTGAACACTTGGGAAGAAGTGAAAACAGTTACAATTTTGGATATTACATGATTG GTTCTGACCAAGAACTTAAGTCCAGAATCATCCAACTTGGTCAAGCCTCTGCGCag ATTTTGTTGGAAATCTCGGGTTTATTTGTAGTGATAATATCCAATAttcttatatatgtaatttttcttgttttgtttcTACTGCAGCTTTATGAAAATTGTGTTATACTCCCATCTATAAGTAATGTGGATGATAAAACAATCGAAGAAGATGTTGCCAGTCTCTCTGTTGCCGATTCTGCTACGACTCTGCCAGAAGCCGGCACTCTTAGCAAGAA TGCTTTGAAGAAAGAATTGAAGAATCAGCAGAGAGAGGAGGAAAGGCGACGCAAAGAAGAAGAAATG GCTGCTGCGGCGAGCTCTAATGGACACGAGTCCTTGGCAGCTGTTGATGATGACATGGATCCAACG CAATATTTTGATAACAGAATTAAAGCACTCGGTGCTCTTAAAGCAGCCGGAATAAATCCATATCCTCAAGAGTTCAACGAGGTGATGCCTGTCAAAGAATATGTAGACAAGTATTCTTACCTAAATTCCAGGGAACGTCTGGAGAATGTCCAAGTATCACTTGCAGGACGTATTATGAACAAAAGGGCATCATCGTCTAAGCTTTTCTTTTATGATTTGCACGGTGATGGTGCCAAAGTGCAATTAATGATCGATGCAAG GATCTCTGATTTCAGTGAAGCTGAATTTACAAAGATCCGTGGCGTGAAGCGTGGAGATATTGTTGTGGTTGATGGCTTTCCAGGTAAAAGCAGAAGGGGGGAACTGAGTATGTTCCCCAAATCATTCACAGTGGTGTCTCATTGTCTGCGAATGATGCCTTATGTTTTAAAGGATCAG GAAACTAGATATCGTCAACGGGATCTGGATCTGATATTAAGCCCAGGCGTACGACACAATTTTGAGACCCGCGCGATGATCATTGTTTATGTTAGACGATTCCTTGGTAATCTAGATTTTCTGGAG GTCGAAACGCCTATGATGAACATGTTTGCTGGAGGAGCAGCTGCACGTCCATTTGAAACTTATCACAATGATTTGAAAATGAGGCTTAATATGCGTATAGCGCCTGAGCTACATCTCAAGCGACTTGTTGTAGGTGGATTTAACCGTGTCTATGAAATTGGGAAGCAGTTCAGGAACGAAGGGATCGACTTAACACATAACCCCGAGTTCACTACAGTTGAGTTCTATATGGCTTTTGCAGACTACAAAAGCCTGATTGAGATTACAGAACAAATGTTGAGCG GAATGGTCAAGGAGCTGACAGGAGGTTATAAAATTAGATATCATGCCAATGGCAGAGAGAATGAAGCAATTGAAATCGACTTCACTTCCCCTTTCAG GAGGATTGATATGATCGAAGAGTTGGAGAAGATGTCTGGTCTCGACATTCCCAAGGACCTTGCTAGCGATGAAGCCAACAAATATTTGGCTGAGGCGTGCACAAAGTTTGAGATCAAATGCGCGCCTCCTCTGACAACAGCTCGCTTGTTGGACAAA CTAGTCGGGCACTTTCTGGAGGAGACTTGTGTGAACCCTACGTTCATTATGAATCATCCTAAGATAATGAGTCCCCTGGCAAAGTCGCATAGATCTGAGCCAGGCCTGACCGAACGATTTGAATTATTCGTCAACAAACATGAA CTTTGAAATGCTTACACGGAGCTGAATGATCCGGTGGAACAGCGACAGCGGTTCGCAGATCAATTAAAG